The following are encoded together in the Manduca sexta isolate Smith_Timp_Sample1 chromosome 22, JHU_Msex_v1.0, whole genome shotgun sequence genome:
- the LOC115451147 gene encoding GDP-fucose transporter 1: protein MCEVKEELKMKEHRPDLCSRYIKIFIVVSCYWIVSIATVFVNKTLLSSQSVALEAPLFITWFQCVVSFTICYSLSKSGGIPKVFTFPSGTPWNIEVVRKVVPLSVMFTLMIATNNLCLKYVGVPFYYVGRSLTTVFNVVFSYILLGQTTSYRCILCCGFIIFGFYLGVDQESLLGSFSLIGTIYGVIGSLMLSLYSIFTKKVLPSVNQEVWLLSYYNNAYSIFLFPPLIMLNGELSALRNYNNFDSTYFWFQMVIGGICGFAIGYFTSLQIKVTSPLTHNISGTAKACTQTVIATQWYNESKNTLWWTSNVIVLASSALYARFKQVEMEENSRKPIPEEKQSLV from the exons atgtgtgaGGTAAAAGAAGAGTTGAAAATGAAGGAACACCGTCCTGATTTATGTTCGAGATATATCAAGATATTTATCGTCGTTTCTTGTTACTG GATAGTTTCAATAGCAACagtgtttgtaaacaaaacccTGCTGAGCAGTCAGTCGGTGGCCCTCGAGGCTCCTCTGTTCATAACATGGTTCCAATGTGTGGTGTCGTTCACTATATGCTACAGCTTGAGCAAGTCTGGTGGGATACCGAAAGTGTTCACATTCCCCTCAGGCACTCCTTGGAACATTGAGGTTGTGAGAAAG GTGGTGCCTCTATCTGTTATGTTCACTCTAATGATAGCGACAAACaacttatgtttaaaatatgtaggGGTGCCTTTCTATTATGTTGGGAGGTCGTTGACAACAGTATTTAATGTGGTGTTTAGCTACATCTTGTTAGGACAGACTACATCATATCGGTGTATATTGTGCTGTGGGTTTAtcattttcggattctatcttGGTGTCGACCAAGAGAGTTTGTTAG GATCCTTCTCACTGATTGGTACGATATATGGGGTAATCGGCTCGTTAATGCTGTCTCTATATTCAATCTTTACGAAAAAAGTACTGCCCAGTGTAAACCAAGAAGTGTGGTTGTTGTCATACTACAATAATGCTTATTCGATCTTCCTGTTCCCTCCATTAATAATGCTCAACGGTGAACTATCAGCACTGCGGAATTATAACAACTTTGACAGTACATATTTTTGGTTCCAAATGGTAATTGGGGGCATTTGTGGATTTGCTATTGGATATTTTACATCATTACAGATAAAG gtgACATCGCCGCTCACTCATAACATATCCGGTACAGCAAAAGCATGCACGCAAACAGTAATAGCGACCCAGTGGTACAACGAATCTAAAAATACGCTTTGGTGGACGTCAAACGTTATTGTCCTAGCCAGTTCAGCTCTCTACGCGAGGTTTAAACAAGTTGAAATGGAAGAAAATTCCAGAAAACCTATACCTGAAGAGAAACAAAGTTTAGTGTga
- the LOC115451146 gene encoding iduronate 2-sulfatase isoform X3 → MASSGVIFKQAYAQQALCAPSRNSMLTGRRPDSIRLYDFYSYWRDTIGNYTTIPQFFKENDYDTYSVGKIFHPGQSSNFTDDYPYSWSQYPYHPPTEKYKDAPVCKDKVTKKLQSNLVCPVTVMKQPGKSLPDLQSLDYAVNLLKTRNSSKPYLLAVGFYKPHIPLKFPKQYLGSFYLCTEKIPIDKVKPPKMAFMPKQMPIVSWHPWTDVRQRDDIKRLNISFPMGLMPQEWTLKIRQSYYAAAMYVDDLIGVLMQYVDLRKTVVVLTSDHGWSLGENGLWAKYSNFEVALRVPLIISAPGLPHSKVNVPVELIDLFPTLVELSGIQKDIPECTHQDKSILCFEGKSLVPLMKATQNICGEIFAISQYPRPRVCPQKNSDKPRLKDITIMGYSIRTKRYRYTEWVGFNNTSFIINWNILHGIELYDHTMDPEESNNLVSTKYNNIKRYLSKLLRSRVDPQYLNSTKQNNKIVIAHL, encoded by the exons ATGGCTTCTTCAGGCGTTATATTTAAACAAGCGTACGCTCAG CAAGCTCTCTGTGCTCCAAGCAGAAATTCCATGCTGACCGGTCGTCGTCCTGACTCCATAAGACTGTACGATTTCTATTCTTATTGGCGGGATACGATTGGCAACTATACCACTATACCTCAgtttttcaaagaaaatgaCTATGATACTTACTCCGTTGGTAAAATCTTCCATCCTGGGCAAAGTTCGAATTTTACAGACGACTACCCTTACAGTTGGTCGCAATATCCTTACCATCCGCCAACGGAAAAATACAAAGACGCCCCGGTTTGCAAAGACAAGGTTACTAAAAAGTTGCAAAGCAACCTAGTATGTCCAGTAACAGTGATGAAACAACCAGGGAAATCATTGCCGGACTTACAAAGTTTGGATTACGCAGTAAACTTACTGAAGACAAGAAACAGTAGCAAACCTTATCTACTGGCTGTCGGATTTTATAAACCTCACATTCCTTTAAAGTTTCCAAAGCAATACTTGG gaagtttttatttgtgtacaGAAAAAATACCAATAGATAAAGTAAAACCACCTAAGATGGCCTTCATGCCGAAGCAGATGCCTATCGTCTCCTGGCATCCGTGGACTGATGTTCGCCAAAGAGATGACATTAAGCGGCTCAACATATCTTTTCCTATGGGCCTCATGCCCCAAGAATGGACTTTAAAAATCAGGCAAAGTTACTACGCCGCCGCCATGTATGTTGACGACCTGATTGGTGTTCTAATGCAATACGTGGACTTGAGGAAAACGGTAGTGGTTCTGACAAGTGACCATG GTTGGTCTTTGGGCGAAAATGGTCTATGGGCAAAATACAGCAACTTCGAAGTGGCTTTACGTGTTCCATTAATAATCTCAGCTCCTGGTCTACCGCACAGCAAAGTGAATGTGCCCGTAGAACTAATCGATTTATTCCCAACATTAGTCGAACTTTCTGGAATACAAAAGGATATCCCTGAGTGCACCCACCAGGACAAGTCAATATTATGCTTCGAGGGTAAAAGTTTGGTACCTTTAATGAAGGCAACGCAAAATATTTGTGGCGAAATATTCGCGATCAGTCAGTATCCTAGACCGAGAGTCTGTCCTCAAAAAAACTCCGATAAACCTCGTCTGAAAGACATAACAATAATGGGTTACAGCATAAGGACAAAAAGATATAGATATACAGAATGGGTAGGGTTTAATAACACCTCGTTTATTATAAACTGGAACATATTACATGGCATAGAATTATATGATCACACTATGGATCCAGAAGAATCCAACAACTTAGTatcaactaaatataataatataaaacgttaTCTATCTAAACTTTTAAGATCACGCGTCGATCcacaatatttaaattcgactaaacaaaataataaaattgtaatagcaCACTTATAA
- the LOC115451146 gene encoding iduronate 2-sulfatase isoform X1, with protein MHYKCTYHPIIIIFVAVFIRNVITKAYVTRQNVLLIFIDDLRHLVDENVPLPNLSNMASSGVIFKQAYAQQALCAPSRNSMLTGRRPDSIRLYDFYSYWRDTIGNYTTIPQFFKENDYDTYSVGKIFHPGQSSNFTDDYPYSWSQYPYHPPTEKYKDAPVCKDKVTKKLQSNLVCPVTVMKQPGKSLPDLQSLDYAVNLLKTRNSSKPYLLAVGFYKPHIPLKFPKQYLGSFYLCTEKIPIDKVKPPKMAFMPKQMPIVSWHPWTDVRQRDDIKRLNISFPMGLMPQEWTLKIRQSYYAAAMYVDDLIGVLMQYVDLRKTVVVLTSDHGWSLGENGLWAKYSNFEVALRVPLIISAPGLPHSKVNVPVELIDLFPTLVELSGIQKDIPECTHQDKSILCFEGKSLVPLMKATQNICGEIFAISQYPRPRVCPQKNSDKPRLKDITIMGYSIRTKRYRYTEWVGFNNTSFIINWNILHGIELYDHTMDPEESNNLVSTKYNNIKRYLSKLLRSRVDPQYLNSTKQNNKIVIAHL; from the exons aTGCATTATAAATGCACTTACCACccgattattattatattcgttgCAGTGTTCATTAGAAATGTAATTACAAAGGCTTATGTTACTAGACAAAACgttttattgattttcattGACGACTTGCGCCATCTTGTAGACGAAAATGTACCTTTGCCAAATTTAAGCAATATGGCTTCTTCAGGCGTTATATTTAAACAAGCGTACGCTCAG CAAGCTCTCTGTGCTCCAAGCAGAAATTCCATGCTGACCGGTCGTCGTCCTGACTCCATAAGACTGTACGATTTCTATTCTTATTGGCGGGATACGATTGGCAACTATACCACTATACCTCAgtttttcaaagaaaatgaCTATGATACTTACTCCGTTGGTAAAATCTTCCATCCTGGGCAAAGTTCGAATTTTACAGACGACTACCCTTACAGTTGGTCGCAATATCCTTACCATCCGCCAACGGAAAAATACAAAGACGCCCCGGTTTGCAAAGACAAGGTTACTAAAAAGTTGCAAAGCAACCTAGTATGTCCAGTAACAGTGATGAAACAACCAGGGAAATCATTGCCGGACTTACAAAGTTTGGATTACGCAGTAAACTTACTGAAGACAAGAAACAGTAGCAAACCTTATCTACTGGCTGTCGGATTTTATAAACCTCACATTCCTTTAAAGTTTCCAAAGCAATACTTGG gaagtttttatttgtgtacaGAAAAAATACCAATAGATAAAGTAAAACCACCTAAGATGGCCTTCATGCCGAAGCAGATGCCTATCGTCTCCTGGCATCCGTGGACTGATGTTCGCCAAAGAGATGACATTAAGCGGCTCAACATATCTTTTCCTATGGGCCTCATGCCCCAAGAATGGACTTTAAAAATCAGGCAAAGTTACTACGCCGCCGCCATGTATGTTGACGACCTGATTGGTGTTCTAATGCAATACGTGGACTTGAGGAAAACGGTAGTGGTTCTGACAAGTGACCATG GTTGGTCTTTGGGCGAAAATGGTCTATGGGCAAAATACAGCAACTTCGAAGTGGCTTTACGTGTTCCATTAATAATCTCAGCTCCTGGTCTACCGCACAGCAAAGTGAATGTGCCCGTAGAACTAATCGATTTATTCCCAACATTAGTCGAACTTTCTGGAATACAAAAGGATATCCCTGAGTGCACCCACCAGGACAAGTCAATATTATGCTTCGAGGGTAAAAGTTTGGTACCTTTAATGAAGGCAACGCAAAATATTTGTGGCGAAATATTCGCGATCAGTCAGTATCCTAGACCGAGAGTCTGTCCTCAAAAAAACTCCGATAAACCTCGTCTGAAAGACATAACAATAATGGGTTACAGCATAAGGACAAAAAGATATAGATATACAGAATGGGTAGGGTTTAATAACACCTCGTTTATTATAAACTGGAACATATTACATGGCATAGAATTATATGATCACACTATGGATCCAGAAGAATCCAACAACTTAGTatcaactaaatataataatataaaacgttaTCTATCTAAACTTTTAAGATCACGCGTCGATCcacaatatttaaattcgactaaacaaaataataaaattgtaatagcaCACTTATAA
- the LOC115451146 gene encoding iduronate 2-sulfatase isoform X2 — translation MHYKCTYHPIIIIFVAVFIRNVITKAYVTRQNVLLIFIDDLRHLVDENVPLPNLSNMASSGVIFKQAYAQQALCAPSRNSMLTGRRPDSIRLYDFYSYWRDTIGNYTTIPQFFKENDYDTYSVGKIFHPGQSSNFTDDYPYSWSQYPYHPPTEKYKDAPVCKDKVTKKLQSNLVCPVTVMKQPGKSLPDLQSLDYAVNLLKTRNSSKPYLLAVGFYKPHIPLKFPKQYLEKIPIDKVKPPKMAFMPKQMPIVSWHPWTDVRQRDDIKRLNISFPMGLMPQEWTLKIRQSYYAAAMYVDDLIGVLMQYVDLRKTVVVLTSDHGWSLGENGLWAKYSNFEVALRVPLIISAPGLPHSKVNVPVELIDLFPTLVELSGIQKDIPECTHQDKSILCFEGKSLVPLMKATQNICGEIFAISQYPRPRVCPQKNSDKPRLKDITIMGYSIRTKRYRYTEWVGFNNTSFIINWNILHGIELYDHTMDPEESNNLVSTKYNNIKRYLSKLLRSRVDPQYLNSTKQNNKIVIAHL, via the exons aTGCATTATAAATGCACTTACCACccgattattattatattcgttgCAGTGTTCATTAGAAATGTAATTACAAAGGCTTATGTTACTAGACAAAACgttttattgattttcattGACGACTTGCGCCATCTTGTAGACGAAAATGTACCTTTGCCAAATTTAAGCAATATGGCTTCTTCAGGCGTTATATTTAAACAAGCGTACGCTCAG CAAGCTCTCTGTGCTCCAAGCAGAAATTCCATGCTGACCGGTCGTCGTCCTGACTCCATAAGACTGTACGATTTCTATTCTTATTGGCGGGATACGATTGGCAACTATACCACTATACCTCAgtttttcaaagaaaatgaCTATGATACTTACTCCGTTGGTAAAATCTTCCATCCTGGGCAAAGTTCGAATTTTACAGACGACTACCCTTACAGTTGGTCGCAATATCCTTACCATCCGCCAACGGAAAAATACAAAGACGCCCCGGTTTGCAAAGACAAGGTTACTAAAAAGTTGCAAAGCAACCTAGTATGTCCAGTAACAGTGATGAAACAACCAGGGAAATCATTGCCGGACTTACAAAGTTTGGATTACGCAGTAAACTTACTGAAGACAAGAAACAGTAGCAAACCTTATCTACTGGCTGTCGGATTTTATAAACCTCACATTCCTTTAAAGTTTCCAAAGCAATACTTGG AAAAAATACCAATAGATAAAGTAAAACCACCTAAGATGGCCTTCATGCCGAAGCAGATGCCTATCGTCTCCTGGCATCCGTGGACTGATGTTCGCCAAAGAGATGACATTAAGCGGCTCAACATATCTTTTCCTATGGGCCTCATGCCCCAAGAATGGACTTTAAAAATCAGGCAAAGTTACTACGCCGCCGCCATGTATGTTGACGACCTGATTGGTGTTCTAATGCAATACGTGGACTTGAGGAAAACGGTAGTGGTTCTGACAAGTGACCATG GTTGGTCTTTGGGCGAAAATGGTCTATGGGCAAAATACAGCAACTTCGAAGTGGCTTTACGTGTTCCATTAATAATCTCAGCTCCTGGTCTACCGCACAGCAAAGTGAATGTGCCCGTAGAACTAATCGATTTATTCCCAACATTAGTCGAACTTTCTGGAATACAAAAGGATATCCCTGAGTGCACCCACCAGGACAAGTCAATATTATGCTTCGAGGGTAAAAGTTTGGTACCTTTAATGAAGGCAACGCAAAATATTTGTGGCGAAATATTCGCGATCAGTCAGTATCCTAGACCGAGAGTCTGTCCTCAAAAAAACTCCGATAAACCTCGTCTGAAAGACATAACAATAATGGGTTACAGCATAAGGACAAAAAGATATAGATATACAGAATGGGTAGGGTTTAATAACACCTCGTTTATTATAAACTGGAACATATTACATGGCATAGAATTATATGATCACACTATGGATCCAGAAGAATCCAACAACTTAGTatcaactaaatataataatataaaacgttaTCTATCTAAACTTTTAAGATCACGCGTCGATCcacaatatttaaattcgactaaacaaaataataaaattgtaatagcaCACTTATAA
- the LOC115451146 gene encoding iduronate 2-sulfatase isoform X4, whose translation MHYKCTYHPIIIIFVAVFIRNVITKAYVTRQNVLLIFIDDLRHLVDENVPLPNLSNMASSGVIFKQAYAQQALCAPSRNSMLTGRRPDSIRLYDFYSYWRDTIGNYTTIPQFFKENDYDTYSVGKIFHPGQSSNFTDDYPYSWSQYPYHPPTEKYKDAPVCKDKVTKKLQSNLVCPVTVMKQPGKSLPDLQSLDYAVNLLKTRNSSKPYLLAVGFYKPHIPLKFPKQYLGWSLGENGLWAKYSNFEVALRVPLIISAPGLPHSKVNVPVELIDLFPTLVELSGIQKDIPECTHQDKSILCFEGKSLVPLMKATQNICGEIFAISQYPRPRVCPQKNSDKPRLKDITIMGYSIRTKRYRYTEWVGFNNTSFIINWNILHGIELYDHTMDPEESNNLVSTKYNNIKRYLSKLLRSRVDPQYLNSTKQNNKIVIAHL comes from the exons aTGCATTATAAATGCACTTACCACccgattattattatattcgttgCAGTGTTCATTAGAAATGTAATTACAAAGGCTTATGTTACTAGACAAAACgttttattgattttcattGACGACTTGCGCCATCTTGTAGACGAAAATGTACCTTTGCCAAATTTAAGCAATATGGCTTCTTCAGGCGTTATATTTAAACAAGCGTACGCTCAG CAAGCTCTCTGTGCTCCAAGCAGAAATTCCATGCTGACCGGTCGTCGTCCTGACTCCATAAGACTGTACGATTTCTATTCTTATTGGCGGGATACGATTGGCAACTATACCACTATACCTCAgtttttcaaagaaaatgaCTATGATACTTACTCCGTTGGTAAAATCTTCCATCCTGGGCAAAGTTCGAATTTTACAGACGACTACCCTTACAGTTGGTCGCAATATCCTTACCATCCGCCAACGGAAAAATACAAAGACGCCCCGGTTTGCAAAGACAAGGTTACTAAAAAGTTGCAAAGCAACCTAGTATGTCCAGTAACAGTGATGAAACAACCAGGGAAATCATTGCCGGACTTACAAAGTTTGGATTACGCAGTAAACTTACTGAAGACAAGAAACAGTAGCAAACCTTATCTACTGGCTGTCGGATTTTATAAACCTCACATTCCTTTAAAGTTTCCAAAGCAATACTTGG GTTGGTCTTTGGGCGAAAATGGTCTATGGGCAAAATACAGCAACTTCGAAGTGGCTTTACGTGTTCCATTAATAATCTCAGCTCCTGGTCTACCGCACAGCAAAGTGAATGTGCCCGTAGAACTAATCGATTTATTCCCAACATTAGTCGAACTTTCTGGAATACAAAAGGATATCCCTGAGTGCACCCACCAGGACAAGTCAATATTATGCTTCGAGGGTAAAAGTTTGGTACCTTTAATGAAGGCAACGCAAAATATTTGTGGCGAAATATTCGCGATCAGTCAGTATCCTAGACCGAGAGTCTGTCCTCAAAAAAACTCCGATAAACCTCGTCTGAAAGACATAACAATAATGGGTTACAGCATAAGGACAAAAAGATATAGATATACAGAATGGGTAGGGTTTAATAACACCTCGTTTATTATAAACTGGAACATATTACATGGCATAGAATTATATGATCACACTATGGATCCAGAAGAATCCAACAACTTAGTatcaactaaatataataatataaaacgttaTCTATCTAAACTTTTAAGATCACGCGTCGATCcacaatatttaaattcgactaaacaaaataataaaattgtaatagcaCACTTATAA